A window of Vanessa cardui chromosome 16, ilVanCard2.1, whole genome shotgun sequence genomic DNA:
CCAAGCATATCGATTAAACAGAAATGAAATCCTAAGTACaaatatacatcataatatgCAACAGACTTAAATAGGTTGCTTTTCTATTTGTAGAAACgcaattaataagataaaaagtTGGAcgatatcaataaatttaaacctTAATTAAGTTTTCTCTGAcataatttaaatctttaaaataaactttggaTACGTATTAGTTAAAACTATATAACTTttggattaaaatataatttgtgatCAGGAAGcaagtacttttttttaatcgaaccgatttaataaattaagacacTTCCGCCAACATTTGTTgcaatcttatttataaaaattcgtGGTTTGACACGTAGTATTGAACGTAATGCCAACATTGAAATTTGtaagttaaaacaaaacatGGCGGCTTTCCAACGCTTTGTGAttgtatattaaagaaaaagaaagccttgccgaaaaaaatatatttacagcttCAAATCCTGTATAAGTGGAAGATATTAGGTAAAGATTAGAAAATaagtgaaagagcaacaaaaTAGTTGTGCGTTAgcaaagtattaatttatatttatcaaacagTAAACATGTAAGTCCTCAACAGATAAtgcttactttatttttaagctGACGTTTTTAACATTTGCTATTCTGGGAATAGGTACGACGATAGACGTGGTGGTCGTGGTGGAAGAGGAGGATCGCGAGGTCGCGGTATGAGTCGAGGCGGCGTTAGTTCCCGGGGCGGGAGGTCTAGTGATAGATCCCAGGAGAGGGTGACTCGTTTCAGTGGAGGCAGCCGAGGGCGTGATATGGGAAGGGGTGGTGGCAGAGGAGGCAGCCGAGGTGGACGCGATAGTCGTGATGACTTCCGTGGGAAATTCAAAAATGACCAACCGGGTGGCGGTCTCCGTAAAATTCGCTGGGACAACGTCCAACTCACTCCCTTCCAAAAGAACTTCTATGTGCCTCATGCGAATGTTCAAAGACGATCTCTGGCTGATGTGGAGGCGTATCGCAGTCAGCATCAGATAACGGTTAAAGGGCGTGACGTCCCTGCGCCTAGCATATTTTTCGAAGAAGGAGGATTTCCTGACTATGCTATGAAAGAAATTCTCAAACAAGGATTTCCTAATCCGACACCAATTCAAGCTCAAGGTTGGCCAATTGCCTTATCTGGTCGAGACATGGTCGGAATTGCTCAAACAGGTTCAGGAAAGACACTAGCTTACATTTTGCCGGCAATCGTGCATATAATCAATCAACCAAGACTGCTAAGAGATGAAGGTCCAATAGTTCTTGTATTGGCTCCGACTAGAGAATTGGCACAGCAGATTCAACaggtaaatattaatagtatctattattataaaacagaatGTTTATCAATCAACTcctaatatagttttaaaactaACAAAGTTTGCATGAGTTAATTCATAAAGCTATTTCAGCTGTGCtcattaaatgataaatttcaGAAAcctttaatgtaataaatccATCAgtcgattaattaaatatatttatattcaaacacTAGTAggagtaaataatttatttgtttccaTTGCGCTACCAAGGCTCTGCTTTCAATGAACGGGATAACTGCAGATGTAGAAGGAAATCCAAACAACATGGAAATAGTAAATTgtttctatattaatgttacaCTGTAGAACGTAGTGTATTACTATCAGGCTATGTTCGAAAACCTattgttaaattgattatttgcCATAGGGAATGTAGTCATAGACAAACTCCATGATGCAAGTCTTGACATTTGTGGTTCAAGGTTTCTGAACGTAACCTTTACTTTTATGAGCACTTATTTCTGTTAAAAGTATgtgtatttagtttttttttatcaatgtcaaatttataaaaatattaatgtagaaataagcttatcaatttatttaatcattagtGTTTCATTCATCTTTTAATTgctgaatatatattaaagtaattatataacataaaattgcaGTTGCACTctgtaatttgatttaatgtgctttcatttatattatttttatttattatactacaaTGAGTAGATGGtagatcaaaaatatatatacacatcaaTTAGGTACTCTCagtatgtactttttttttaacttgtaaTTACAccagtaaattttaataaacttagtTGATGAATATGACACCACACACCAAAATTAGTACCACAAGTAAAACATTATATAGGCTAGTCCAATGAAAGtaggaaaaaagttaaacaagcctgagatttacatataatacaactatatgatttgctaataactcagctatgcTGTGatcaatctatatttataacaaaaacataaattaacgaatatcatagattaatcaagctttcAACTAAAGATACTTCATCAATTgactgtcaaatgttgtttttttttcctattatgattggaatagagtatacatACTAcacttattattacaattactttcatatcacactaaataatttttatttgatgtaatAACTAGTTTAATCAGTGGCTCGCTTCTTTGCTTTATTCTGACATTAGAAGCTTATATCACTACTAAGTATAAgccatatatatatagaaagatTACTTGTAAATTAACACTAAATACATGTCACTAATATTGGTTAACATTGTTGATCTACTTCCTACATCAAAAATGAATGTTAACTCAAGTTATTACCCTATATTTAACTTTACCAGGTGGCTCAAGAGTTTGGTCAGAGTGTACAAGTTCGTAACACATGCATCTTTGGAGGGGCACCCAAAGGACCCCAGGGCAGGACTTTGGAGAGGGGTGTTGAGATAGTCATCGCTACACCAGGAAGACTGATTGATTTCTTGGAGAAAGGTAAAACATATGCAATTATGGTATTTTGATATAGTATTACACTAGTagaataagtaaagtaaaggcctgttaaaataaaatatctcatttTGAAATGCCTTTCTTTTTGAGCAGGCTATTGACAGATTTGAGAATATGAAACTACACTACTCCAATGTGTGCTAgtagtaatacatattatttgatCCAAAGTAACCATAAAATTATTTGGAGTGGAATTTGTGATCTTAAAATGAATCatagatttattgttatttaatgtcGCTAATAAACAatggtattattaaaaacaataggGCAATTATACAATGCTggtttaaacaaaacaatagaaATTGTGTAACAATGCTTTGCCagttgtaatgtaataatgaattattacatTAGAAATTATTTGCAGTTAAAACATTTTGCAtctatattaagtataatatatgacATTTGGTTCTAAATTTAGGATTTGGTTCATgactaacatattattattattatttaacaaatgtatttattccattttttttagtaGTTATTGCATAAAAAgttcaatcaaatatatttgttaaatacactattaattttctaaaaaaaattgttaagtaatttattttcactACAGATACAACAAATCTTCGTCGCTGCACATATTTAGTATTGGATGAAGCCGACAGAATGTTGGATATGGGCTTTGAGCCTCAGATTAGGAAGATTATTGAACAGATCAGACCTGATAGACAggtatgttattttgttataactgcttaattaaactattaacaCGACAAAAAGCCTTCATGGCCAAATCGCTATAACACATGGGTAAAAACCAGCATgttttgttcttaatttaaacaaaacaaaacaaaaccttGAGAGGCAAACAGTTTCTGACGAAATTCTAGAACAGATGCTTCGGCTATATGTATGTGAGCAGTATATATTAGAATGATCTCTAAAACTCATTCTCAATTAATAGATAGAAATCATAAggcagtatagtacgacacaaattagatgtagcatcggaagcATAGCTCccaatcgcgccattcgacgctattcgtcgctatagattcacgcgtcaaaaaaagcaagtgcatgtaaatcgacgcgtcaaattgacgaatatattaggtcatatgatattattacaagttattacgtttgtgtaaagatcatattcgcatgagaaataaatattgataatttgggatggcgtactcaattcggacgtgatcggttttacgaattttgccgatgcgacatctaagttgtcgtactataactatgTGCTCACTAAGCCTATAGTTAGGGAGGCGAGGTAGCTAAATGGCGTAATTCAACGGCGCCGTCGAGACTTATCAAAATCGAAAGATAAAACAATTTCGAAAAGAAAAGCTCGTATGGTAAAAACAATTTTAGCGGTGGGTTTGGCGTGTAcggtttttcaaaaatgttaaaaaaaacagttacttgGGCATTCTCGAGCGCGTCCGATATTCATACTACGTATGCCTCAAGCGCCTCTGATAACAACGGTACACTAATCTGCCGGTTTGCGTGGTGGGGGTAGGCATATAAAGTagtcaaaaatgcaaaaaaaaaaaaatttactcgagcgcgtcagattttcGGAAGGGGTGTTAAGTAGGCCCCAAGGAAGCtccctttaaaaaaactgaCGTGACGATAAGTTAcgatgaatttttgaaaatgcaaaaaaaaaaacgtttttatgaaatactcGAGCGCATCAGATTTTCATAGGGGAGGTTTATCTCGGTATCCTGAAAGcatattttcttaatctgacAAAAATGTTGGTGGGTTCTCTTAATCTGACCGAAAAAGgttttttggtttctttttttcctttctttctCCTCTTTTCTCTTAATTCCCTCTTTTTTGCTTCAATTCTTCACTTCGTTTTGCTTACGGTACGTCCGAAAAACAATTTAAGGATCAACAGGCtattcaataatatacatacatgaaaatggacattttaataatacttttgtatacagATACGCGTAACTTTTTCTGAGTCCACGAAAATTGTCGagaagctttagaaaaaaaaaattgtgttatataataaaagtcacataatttaatcatcgttatttcatatcgatttttttaacaCACTCTCAGTTTTCGAGATATACTCATTTTGAGTACCGGGAGTTTGAGTTTTTATGATGCTTCAAGtcaaaaagttttaactttGGACAAAAATGTAAAAGAGCTTTtctgtgtaaaataaaattaccttttttgtttatttaaacttttttttgcaaaatgtaTTGTTGATTGCGACTTATATGCCGCAACGCGTTTTTCGGAAGACGAAATGGCTCCTCCACACTACCggcagattttgtatttttagtaagttttagattatattcttcaaaataaaagaaataaaaatcgcGCTCGAGAATGCCGGATTaacgtgttttttttacaagttcGCGACCCTATAACTCGGCGGCGTGAAGGACTTATCGTCAGATTAGTTAAATTTGGTCTTAAAACACTAAAATCAACCCCCAATATcttaatctgacgcgctcgagtattaCCGAAAATTCCCCTATTCGCCTCCCTAACTACTAATACCTTTAGAAAGAAAGtaaagcaatataaaataaagttgtgGTACCgctttcataattaattttaactctCCAGGTGCTGATGTGGTCTGCAACTTGGCCGAAGGAGGTTCAGAATTTGGCGGAAGAGTTCCTTCATGACTACATTCAGATCAACATTGGTTCGCTATCCTTGTCAGCCAATCACAATATCCTGCAGATTGTTGACGTCTGTGAGGAGTGGGAGAAGAATGAAAAACTCTTGACCTTACTAACGGAGATATCTTCAGAAGAGGAAACTAAGACAATCATCTTTGCAGAGACTAAGAGAAAGGTATGAGGTTGtgaaatgtgtaaaaaaaattagttaggtttttaatatgttaaacatGCCTTCAAATGTGAAAACAAAGTCAGAAATACAATTCGGTCTGTAACTGAACTCTTGTCGCacaatgtttgtatataaatattgtaaaccatcccctcatcatatattctaccgcctaacagCAATACCTAGTATTGTTGTAATCCTGTTTCAAGGATGAGTGGGCTAATATAATTGCATGTgcaagacataacatcttatccAATGgagcattggcaatgtaaggcaTGGTAAATATGTGCTTACGGCATCAAAGCCTTCTGGCGGCGATGGCTACTCGTCAGGCCAGTGGCCCATTTGCCAAAACGAAAATGAGCTTTCAATATACCACGTTGGGGTCGCAGGTGGACGAGATAACGAAGACCATCAACCGCTCGGGCTGGCGCGCGCTGGCCATCCACGGCGACAAGAACCAGCAGGACCGCGACTACGTGCTGCAGCAGTTCCGACACGCGCGCTCCTCCATCCTCGTCGCCACCGACGTCGCCGCGCGCGGCCTCGGtaacgcacgcacgcacacgcacacactcacaCCGACACTCACCGACACTCACCGACACTCACCGACACTCACCGACACTCACCGATACTCACCGACACTCACCGACACTCACCGACACTCATCGACACTCACCGACACTCACTGACACTCACCGACTCGCACCGACTTGCGCCGATACTCACCGATACTCACCGTTACTCACCGACTCGCACCGACACTCACCGACTCGCACCGACTCGCACCGATACTCACCGATACTCACCGACACTCACCGACACTCACCGACTTGCGCCGACACTCACCGACACTCACCGACACTCACCGACACTCACCGACACTCACCGACACTCACCGACACTCACCGACTCGCACCGACTTGCGCCGACACTCACCGACACTCACCGACACTCACCGACACTCACCGACACTCACCGACTCGCACCGAAAAATCAGTCCTCCACCATCATAACACCACTCGATTAATCCTTGTTTTGTTATACGAAATG
This region includes:
- the LOC124536523 gene encoding ATP-dependent RNA helicase dbp2-like isoform X2, which gives rise to MYDDRRGGRGGRGGSRGRGMSRGGVSSRGGRSSDRSQERVTRFSGGSRGRDMGRGGGRGGSRGGRDSRDDFRGKFKNDQPGGGLRKIRWDNVQLTPFQKNFYVPHANVQRRSLADVEAYRSQHQITVKGRDVPAPSIFFEEGGFPDYAMKEILKQGFPNPTPIQAQGWPIALSGRDMVGIAQTGSGKTLAYILPAIVHIINQPRLLRDEGPIVLVLAPTRELAQQIQQVAQEFGQSVQVRNTCIFGGAPKGPQGRTLERGVEIVIATPGRLIDFLEKDTTNLRRCTYLVLDEADRMLDMGFEPQIRKIIEQIRPDRQVLMWSATWPKEVQNLAEEFLHDYIQINIGSLSLSANHNILQIVDVCEEWEKNEKLLTLLTEISSEEETKTIIFAETKRKVDEITKTINRSGWRALAIHGDKNQQDRDYVLQQFRHARSSILVATDVAARGLDVEDVKFVINYDYPNNSEDYVHRIGRTGRSHNTGTAYTLFTPNNSAKAKDLLSVLQEANQVVNPKLLELAQCGMGFKGKYGRGRFRERDDSSSRGERGRGRGRGRYSGDRGSRWDNNSNGQSGFQSSGGSGFNRDNYNSRPNFGSREGGSFNRDREGGGSFRGRGGRGGRGRGGQYGSGYGQNQSGFNQSNQGFNSAPNSYYNMYSQPPPST
- the LOC124536523 gene encoding ATP-dependent RNA helicase dbp2-like isoform X1, producing the protein MYDDRRGGRGGRGGSRGRGMSRGGVSSRGGRSSDRSQERVTRFSGGSRGRDMGRGGGRGGSRGGRDSRDDFRGKFKNDQPGGGLRKIRWDNVQLTPFQKNFYVPHANVQRRSLADVEAYRSQHQITVKGRDVPAPSIFFEEGGFPDYAMKEILKQGFPNPTPIQAQGWPIALSGRDMVGIAQTGSGKTLAYILPAIVHIINQPRLLRDEGPIVLVLAPTRELAQQIQQVAQEFGQSVQVRNTCIFGGAPKGPQGRTLERGVEIVIATPGRLIDFLEKDTTNLRRCTYLVLDEADRMLDMGFEPQIRKIIEQIRPDRQVLMWSATWPKEVQNLAEEFLHDYIQINIGSLSLSANHNILQIVDVCEEWEKNEKLLTLLTEISSEEETKTIIFAETKRKVDEITKTINRSGWRALAIHGDKNQQDRDYVLQQFRHARSSILVATDVAARGLDVEDVKFVINYDYPNNSEDYVHRIGRTGRSHNTGTAYTLFTPNNSAKAKDLLSVLQEANQVVNPKLLELAQCGMGFKGKYGRGRFRERDDSSSRGERGRGRGRGRYSGDRAGSRWDNNSNGQSGFQSSGGSGFNRDNYNSRPNFGSREGGSFNRDREGGGSFRGRGGRGGRGRGGQYGSGYGQNQSGFNQSNQGFNSAPNSYYNMYSQPPPST
- the LOC124536523 gene encoding ATP-dependent RNA helicase dbp2-like isoform X3, whose amino-acid sequence is MSRGGVSSRGGRSSDRSQERVTRFSGGSRGRDMGRGGGRGGSRGGRDSRDDFRGKFKNDQPGGGLRKIRWDNVQLTPFQKNFYVPHANVQRRSLADVEAYRSQHQITVKGRDVPAPSIFFEEGGFPDYAMKEILKQGFPNPTPIQAQGWPIALSGRDMVGIAQTGSGKTLAYILPAIVHIINQPRLLRDEGPIVLVLAPTRELAQQIQQVAQEFGQSVQVRNTCIFGGAPKGPQGRTLERGVEIVIATPGRLIDFLEKDTTNLRRCTYLVLDEADRMLDMGFEPQIRKIIEQIRPDRQVLMWSATWPKEVQNLAEEFLHDYIQINIGSLSLSANHNILQIVDVCEEWEKNEKLLTLLTEISSEEETKTIIFAETKRKVDEITKTINRSGWRALAIHGDKNQQDRDYVLQQFRHARSSILVATDVAARGLDVEDVKFVINYDYPNNSEDYVHRIGRTGRSHNTGTAYTLFTPNNSAKAKDLLSVLQEANQVVNPKLLELAQCGMGFKGKYGRGRFRERDDSSSRGERGRGRGRGRYSGDRAGSRWDNNSNGQSGFQSSGGSGFNRDNYNSRPNFGSREGGSFNRDREGGGSFRGRGGRGGRGRGGQYGSGYGQNQSGFNQSNQGFNSAPNSYYNMYSQPPPST